GGCAGCTGTTGGCCCTGTTTGACTTCGTTATCAGAGCCTCACATTTGATGCCGACTGCGCATTAGCGTCAGAGTGATCACGATCCAAACACCTATCCGTAAGGCCAAGGCCCCAACAGTTCGCATCCCATATGCCACACCTTGAGAAACCTGAAATCCGAACCCCAAAGCAACCAGGCCCGTTGCCACTGCGATAAACGCAGACAGACCAAGCGCCCAGTTGCGCTGTAGCCAGATCCCAATGGCAGCACCGATGTAGAGAAAACCTGCAAGAAAGTTGAACCAGAGCACAACTGGCATGTAGTCGCCCGCAGCCACTTGAGCCTCCACCGGCCCAAATAAGACGCTCCCGCCGGAAATCAGAGTCATCGCCCCAAAAATCACAGCGAAGAGCGCGAAGGACCTCCGCCAAAACGTGGAGCCGTACGGTCGGGATTCTGCTGAAGTCATTGTTTAGGAACCTCTGTGAGAACGCCTTGTGCGCCAAATGAAGGATATAGGATTGGTTATAGAAATATAACTCTATAATGTGCCCTTCCCTATTGGAACATGGCTCAGACCTGCTGGGTCTTTGAGGTTCTTGCTAAGGTTCTGTAAATTGTTGGCCGAGAGACGGTAAACATTTCCGCTAGATCGGAAATGGAGTACTCGCCAGTATCGTACATCCGGCGAAGCTCTTTATGTTGCAGCTCGGAGAGTTTGGGTTTCTTGCCGCGCAGTTTACCTAGCGCTCTTGCCCGCTTCATGCCTTCGCGGGTTCGTAGTCTAATAAGGTCGGCTTCAAACTCGGCAAAAGTGGCAAGAATGTTGAAGAACATCTTCCCCATCGGATCAGCCGGATCATAAACGCTGGCGCCCAGCTGCAGCTTCACGCCGCGCTCTGTGAGCTGTTCGGCAATCCATCTGGCGTCCGGTACAGATCTGGCAAGCCGATCCAGTTTAGCAACAACCAAAGTGTCCCCCTCGCGCACAGCGGCCAACGCTTGGTCGAGCCCCGGTCGGGTCCGATTGGTGCCGGTTAATCCGTGATCGCTATAAATTCGGCTGGCATCGACACCAAGATCCACAAGCGATGATTTCTGGATTTCAAGGTCCTGCTTGTCGGTCGAGCAGCGGGCATAGCCAATCCTTAATTCTCTTTCAACGTACGAGCGATTTAATCTCGTAGGGACTTCATGAAGTAAGAGAGGGCGATTCGGTGTCCTGTTTGGATGGCCCTCGCCTAGCATACAAGTGACAAGGGTCTGGCCGACAGTCTTGGGCAATCCGCTTTGTAACAGCTAGAACAA
The sequence above is drawn from the Pseudovibrio sp. Tun.PSC04-5.I4 genome and encodes:
- a CDS encoding recombinase family protein, producing MGYARCSTDKQDLEIQKSSLVDLGVDASRIYSDHGLTGTNRTRPGLDQALAAVREGDTLVVAKLDRLARSVPDARWIAEQLTERGVKLQLGASVYDPADPMGKMFFNILATFAEFEADLIRLRTREGMKRARALGKLRGKKPKLSELQHKELRRMYDTGEYSISDLAEMFTVSRPTIYRTLARTSKTQQV